A section of the Citrus sinensis cultivar Valencia sweet orange chromosome 8, DVS_A1.0, whole genome shotgun sequence genome encodes:
- the LOC102627593 gene encoding protein PELPK1 isoform X17 — protein MASFSFSSVMLPLLLIALSSMSFNIDLIAARHLLEATVPEIPKPKLPKVELPPLPKPEIPQIPKPELPEIPKPELPKKPQLPEIPKPELPKKPELPEIPKPELPKEPELPEISKAEVPKEPEVPEHPKPELPKVPEVPKEPEVPEHPKPELPKVPEVPKEPEVPEHPKPELPKVPEVPKEPEVPELPKPELPKVPEVPKEPEVPELPKPELPKVPELPSFPHLPELPKPTFPPIPSLPKEMPTHSTTNP, from the exons ATGGCATCCTTCTCTTTCTCATCCGTTATGCTACCACTTTTGCTAATCGCTTTATCGTCAATGAGCTTTAACATTGATTTGATCGCTGCTCGCCATCTTCTAGAGGCAACGGTTCCAGAAATCCCCAAGCCTAAATTGCCTAAGGTTGAATTGCCACCGTTACCAAAACCTGAAATACCACAAATTCCAAAGCCTGAATTACCTGAGATTCCAAAGCCTGAGCTTCCTAAAAAACCTCAATTACCAGAGATTCCAAAGCCAGAACTACCGAAGAAACCTGAATTACCTGAGATTCCAAAGCCTGAGTTGCCAAAAGAACCAGAATTGCCAGAGATTTCGAAAGCTGAGGTGCCAAAAGAGCCTGAAGTACCTGAACATCCGAAGCCTGAGTTGCCCAAAGTGCCTGAG GTGCCAAAAGAGCCCGAAGTACCTGAACATCCGAAGCCTGAGTTGCCCAAAGTGCCTGAG GTGCCAAAAGAGCCCGAAGTACCTGAACATCCCAAGCCTGAGTTGCCCAAAGTGCCTGAGGTGCCAAAGGAGCCCGAAGTACCTGAACTTCCAAAGCCTGAGTTGCCCAAAGTGCCTGAGGTGCCAAAAGAGCCCGAAGTACCTGAACTTCCAAAGCCTGAGTTGCCCAAGGTGCCTGAATTGCCTTCTTTCCCCCATCTACCTGAGCTTCCTAAGCCGACATTTCCCCCCATCCCGAGTCTTCCCAAGGAGATGCCAACTCACTCAACCACCAATCCTTAA
- the LOC102627593 gene encoding protein PELPK1 isoform X11 — translation MASFSFSSVMLPLLLIALSSMSFNIDLIAARHLLEATVPEIPKPKLPKVELPPLPKPEIPQIPKPELPEIPKPELPKKPQLPEIPKPELPKKPELPEIPKPELPKEPELPEISKAEVPKEPEVPEHPKPELPKVPEVPKEPEVPEHPKPELPKVPEVPKEPEVPELPKPELPKVPKVPKEPEVPEHPKPELPKVPEVPKEPEVPELPKPELPKVPEVPKEPEVPELPKPELPKVPELPSFPHLPELPKPTFPPIPSLPKEMPTHSTTNP, via the exons ATGGCATCCTTCTCTTTCTCATCCGTTATGCTACCACTTTTGCTAATCGCTTTATCGTCAATGAGCTTTAACATTGATTTGATCGCTGCTCGCCATCTTCTAGAGGCAACGGTTCCAGAAATCCCCAAGCCTAAATTGCCTAAGGTTGAATTGCCACCGTTACCAAAACCTGAAATACCACAAATTCCAAAGCCTGAATTACCTGAGATTCCAAAGCCTGAGCTTCCTAAAAAACCTCAATTACCAGAGATTCCAAAGCCAGAACTACCGAAGAAACCTGAATTACCTGAGATTCCAAAGCCTGAGTTGCCAAAAGAACCAGAATTGCCAGAGATTTCGAAAGCTGAGGTGCCAAAAGAGCCTGAAGTACCTGAACATCCGAAGCCTGAGTTGCCCAAAGTGCCTGAG GTGCCAAAAGAGCCCGAAGTACCTGAACATCCGAAGCCTGAGTTGCCCAAAGTGCCTGAGGTGCCAAAGGAGCCCGAAGTACCTGAACTTCCAAAGCCTGAGTTGCCCAAAGTGCCTAAGGTGCCAAAAGAGCCCGAAGTACCTGAACATCCCAAGCCTGAGTTGCCCAAAGTGCCTGAGGTGCCAAAGGAGCCCGAAGTACCTGAACTTCCAAAGCCTGAGTTGCCCAAAGTGCCTGAGGTGCCAAAAGAGCCCGAAGTACCTGAACTTCCAAAGCCTGAGTTGCCCAAGGTGCCTGAATTGCCTTCTTTCCCCCATCTACCTGAGCTTCCTAAGCCGACATTTCCCCCCATCCCGAGTCTTCCCAAGGAGATGCCAACTCACTCAACCACCAATCCTTAA
- the LOC102627593 gene encoding protein PELPK1 isoform X12, with product MASFSFSSVMLPLLLIALSSMSFNIDLIAARHLLEATVPEIPKPKLPKVELPPLPKPEIPQIPKPELPEIPKPELPKKPQLPEIPKPELPKKPELPEIPKPELPKEPELPEISKAEVPKEPEVPEHPKPELPKVPEVSKELEVPEIPKPELPKVPEVPKEPEVPEHPKPELPKVPEVPKEPEVPELPKPELPKVPKVPKEPEVPELPKPELPKVPEVPKEPEVPELPKPELPKVPELPSFPHLPELPKPTFPPIPSLPKEMPTHSTTNP from the exons ATGGCATCCTTCTCTTTCTCATCCGTTATGCTACCACTTTTGCTAATCGCTTTATCGTCAATGAGCTTTAACATTGATTTGATCGCTGCTCGCCATCTTCTAGAGGCAACGGTTCCAGAAATCCCCAAGCCTAAATTGCCTAAGGTTGAATTGCCACCGTTACCAAAACCTGAAATACCACAAATTCCAAAGCCTGAATTACCTGAGATTCCAAAGCCTGAGCTTCCTAAAAAACCTCAATTACCAGAGATTCCAAAGCCAGAACTACCGAAGAAACCTGAATTACCTGAGATTCCAAAGCCTGAGTTGCCAAAAGAACCAGAATTGCCAGAGATTTCGAAAGCTGAGGTGCCAAAAGAGCCTGAAGTACCTGAACATCCGAAGCCTGAGTTGCCCAAAGTGCCTGAGGTGTCAAAAGAGCTCGAAGTACCTGAAATTCCAAAGCCTGAGTTGCCCAAAGTGCCTGAGGTGCCAAAAGAGCCCGAAGTACCTGAACATCCGAAGCCTGAGTTGCCCAAAGTGCCTGAGGTGCCAAAGGAGCCCGAAGTACCTGAACTTCCAAAGCCTGAGTTGCCCAAAGTGCCTAAG GTGCCAAAGGAGCCCGAAGTACCTGAACTTCCAAAGCCTGAGTTGCCCAAAGTGCCTGAGGTGCCAAAAGAGCCCGAAGTACCTGAACTTCCAAAGCCTGAGTTGCCCAAGGTGCCTGAATTGCCTTCTTTCCCCCATCTACCTGAGCTTCCTAAGCCGACATTTCCCCCCATCCCGAGTCTTCCCAAGGAGATGCCAACTCACTCAACCACCAATCCTTAA
- the LOC102627593 gene encoding protein PELPK1 isoform X6: protein MASFSFSSVMLPLLLIALSSMSFNIDLIAARHLLEATVPEIPKPKLPKVELPPLPKPEIPQIPKPELPEIPKPELPKKPQLPEIPKPELPKKPELPEIPKPELPKEPELPEISKAEVPKEPEVPEHPKPELPKVPEVSKELEVPEIPKPELPKVPEVPKEPEVPEHPKPELPKVPEVPKEPEVPELPKPELPKVPKVPKEPEVPEHPKPELPKVPEVPKEPEVPELPKPELPKVPEVPKEPEVPELPKPELPKVPELPSFPHLPELPKPTFPPIPSLPKEMPTHSTTNP, encoded by the coding sequence ATGGCATCCTTCTCTTTCTCATCCGTTATGCTACCACTTTTGCTAATCGCTTTATCGTCAATGAGCTTTAACATTGATTTGATCGCTGCTCGCCATCTTCTAGAGGCAACGGTTCCAGAAATCCCCAAGCCTAAATTGCCTAAGGTTGAATTGCCACCGTTACCAAAACCTGAAATACCACAAATTCCAAAGCCTGAATTACCTGAGATTCCAAAGCCTGAGCTTCCTAAAAAACCTCAATTACCAGAGATTCCAAAGCCAGAACTACCGAAGAAACCTGAATTACCTGAGATTCCAAAGCCTGAGTTGCCAAAAGAACCAGAATTGCCAGAGATTTCGAAAGCTGAGGTGCCAAAAGAGCCTGAAGTACCTGAACATCCGAAGCCTGAGTTGCCCAAAGTGCCTGAGGTGTCAAAAGAGCTCGAAGTACCTGAAATTCCAAAGCCTGAGTTGCCCAAAGTGCCTGAGGTGCCAAAAGAGCCCGAAGTACCTGAACATCCGAAGCCTGAGTTGCCCAAAGTGCCTGAGGTGCCAAAGGAGCCCGAAGTACCTGAACTTCCAAAGCCTGAGTTGCCCAAAGTGCCTAAGGTGCCAAAAGAGCCCGAAGTACCTGAACATCCCAAGCCTGAGTTGCCCAAAGTGCCTGAGGTGCCAAAGGAGCCCGAAGTACCTGAACTTCCAAAGCCTGAGTTGCCCAAAGTGCCTGAGGTGCCAAAAGAGCCCGAAGTACCTGAACTTCCAAAGCCTGAGTTGCCCAAGGTGCCTGAATTGCCTTCTTTCCCCCATCTACCTGAGCTTCCTAAGCCGACATTTCCCCCCATCCCGAGTCTTCCCAAGGAGATGCCAACTCACTCAACCACCAATCCTTAA
- the LOC102627593 gene encoding protein PELPK1 isoform X15, whose product MASFSFSSVMLPLLLIALSSMSFNIDLIAARHLLEATVPEIPKPKLPKVELPPLPKPEIPQIPKPELPEIPKPELPKKPQLPEIPKPELPKKPELPEIPKPELPKEPELPEISKAEVPKEPEVPEHPKPELPKVPEVSKELEVPEIPKPELPKVPEVPKEPEVPEHPKPELPKVPEVPKEPEVPELPKPELPKVPEVPKEPEVPELPKPELPKVPELPSFPHLPELPKPTFPPIPSLPKEMPTHSTTNP is encoded by the exons ATGGCATCCTTCTCTTTCTCATCCGTTATGCTACCACTTTTGCTAATCGCTTTATCGTCAATGAGCTTTAACATTGATTTGATCGCTGCTCGCCATCTTCTAGAGGCAACGGTTCCAGAAATCCCCAAGCCTAAATTGCCTAAGGTTGAATTGCCACCGTTACCAAAACCTGAAATACCACAAATTCCAAAGCCTGAATTACCTGAGATTCCAAAGCCTGAGCTTCCTAAAAAACCTCAATTACCAGAGATTCCAAAGCCAGAACTACCGAAGAAACCTGAATTACCTGAGATTCCAAAGCCTGAGTTGCCAAAAGAACCAGAATTGCCAGAGATTTCGAAAGCTGAGGTGCCAAAAGAGCCTGAAGTACCTGAACATCCGAAGCCTGAGTTGCCCAAAGTGCCTGAGGTGTCAAAAGAGCTCGAAGTACCTGAAATTCCAAAGCCTGAGTTGCCCAAAGTGCCTGAGGTGCCAAAAGAGCCCGAAGTACCTGAACATCCGAAGCCTGAGTTGCCCAAAGTGCCTGAGGTGCCAAAGGAGCCCGAAGTAC CTGAACTTCCAAAGCCTGAGTTGCCCAAAGTGCCTGAGGTGCCAAAAGAGCCCGAAGTACCTGAACTTCCAAAGCCTGAGTTGCCCAAGGTGCCTGAATTGCCTTCTTTCCCCCATCTACCTGAGCTTCCTAAGCCGACATTTCCCCCCATCCCGAGTCTTCCCAAGGAGATGCCAACTCACTCAACCACCAATCCTTAA
- the LOC102627593 gene encoding protein PELPK1 isoform X13, producing MASFSFSSVMLPLLLIALSSMSFNIDLIAARHLLEATVPEIPKPKLPKVELPPLPKPEIPQIPKPELPEIPKPELPKKPQLPEIPKPELPKKPELPEIPKPELPKEPELPEISKAEVPKEPEVPEHPKPELPKVPEVSKELEVPEIPKPELPKVPEVPKEPEVPEHPKPELPKVPEVPKEPEVPEHPKPELPKVPEVPKEPEVPELPKPELPKVPEVPKEPEVPELPKPELPKVPELPSFPHLPELPKPTFPPIPSLPKEMPTHSTTNP from the exons ATGGCATCCTTCTCTTTCTCATCCGTTATGCTACCACTTTTGCTAATCGCTTTATCGTCAATGAGCTTTAACATTGATTTGATCGCTGCTCGCCATCTTCTAGAGGCAACGGTTCCAGAAATCCCCAAGCCTAAATTGCCTAAGGTTGAATTGCCACCGTTACCAAAACCTGAAATACCACAAATTCCAAAGCCTGAATTACCTGAGATTCCAAAGCCTGAGCTTCCTAAAAAACCTCAATTACCAGAGATTCCAAAGCCAGAACTACCGAAGAAACCTGAATTACCTGAGATTCCAAAGCCTGAGTTGCCAAAAGAACCAGAATTGCCAGAGATTTCGAAAGCTGAGGTGCCAAAAGAGCCTGAAGTACCTGAACATCCGAAGCCTGAGTTGCCCAAAGTGCCTGAGGTGTCAAAAGAGCTCGAAGTACCTGAAATTCCAAAGCCTGAGTTGCCCAAAGTGCCTGAGGTGCCAAAAGAGCCCGAAGTACCTGAACATCCGAAGCCTGAGTTGCCCAAAGTGCCTGAG GTGCCAAAAGAGCCCGAAGTACCTGAACATCCCAAGCCTGAGTTGCCCAAAGTGCCTGAGGTGCCAAAGGAGCCCGAAGTACCTGAACTTCCAAAGCCTGAGTTGCCCAAAGTGCCTGAGGTGCCAAAAGAGCCCGAAGTACCTGAACTTCCAAAGCCTGAGTTGCCCAAGGTGCCTGAATTGCCTTCTTTCCCCCATCTACCTGAGCTTCCTAAGCCGACATTTCCCCCCATCCCGAGTCTTCCCAAGGAGATGCCAACTCACTCAACCACCAATCCTTAA